A window of Deltaproteobacteria bacterium contains these coding sequences:
- the recR gene encoding recombination protein RecR: MQRLPAPLQKIVNQFSALPGVGPKSALRMALTLLKWPEESVRALGRDIEGLRDNLHICSRCRGLADSDPCPICSDPKRNAEQLCVVSEWDSLMVMEEAGLYRGRYLILGGLLSPLDGIDAKSLEISGLESILREGGVREVILALGSTMEAEATGTYVHTRIARDFPGVSVTRLAQGIPLGQEIKYVDRETLKQSLKYRQTL; encoded by the coding sequence GTGCAGCGTCTGCCCGCTCCCCTGCAAAAGATCGTCAACCAGTTTTCGGCTCTGCCCGGCGTGGGGCCGAAAAGCGCCTTGCGCATGGCCCTGACCCTGCTCAAATGGCCGGAGGAGTCCGTGCGAGCCCTGGGCCGGGACATCGAGGGCCTGCGCGACAATTTGCATATCTGCTCCCGGTGTCGCGGCCTGGCCGACAGCGACCCGTGTCCTATTTGCTCCGACCCCAAGCGCAATGCCGAACAGTTGTGCGTGGTTTCGGAATGGGACAGCCTGATGGTCATGGAAGAGGCCGGGTTGTACCGGGGCCGGTATTTGATTTTGGGCGGCCTGCTTTCTCCCCTGGATGGCATCGACGCCAAATCCTTGGAAATTTCCGGGCTTGAGTCCATTCTGCGCGAAGGCGGGGTGCGCGAGGTCATTCTGGCCCTGGGCTCGACCATGGAGGCCGAGGCCACGGGGACCTATGTGCACACCCGCATTGCCCGCGACTTTCCGGGCGTGTCCGTGACCCGGCTGGCCCAGGGCATTCCGCTCGGCCAGGAGATCAAATACGTGGACCGCGAAACGCTCAAGCAATCCCTCAAATACCGTCAGACGTTGTAG